One window of Halopseudomonas maritima genomic DNA carries:
- the panC gene encoding pantoate--beta-alanine ligase, which produces MNTLHTIAQVRAAVGRARQEGKRIGLVPTMGNLHAGHVALVEKALQRTDYVVVSIFVNPMQFGPGEDLESYPRTLAEDQKKLLEVGAHLVFAPNANEMYPDGMDGHTRISVPVVSEGLCGASRPGHFEGVATVVGKLLNIVGPDVAVFGQKDYQQLAVIRKMAQDLSLPVQIMGHPTVRAEDGLALSSRNGYLSAEQRAIAPRLQQTLQQIASAVQGGRTDYAQLINEASQRLSEAGLRPDYLDLRDATDLAPAHDASTELVVLAAAYLGTTRLIDNLEFSRP; this is translated from the coding sequence ATGAACACCCTGCATACCATTGCGCAAGTGCGCGCTGCGGTTGGTCGTGCCCGCCAGGAAGGCAAGCGCATTGGTCTGGTGCCCACCATGGGCAACCTGCACGCTGGTCACGTCGCGCTGGTGGAAAAGGCTCTGCAGCGCACCGATTACGTGGTGGTCAGCATCTTCGTCAACCCGATGCAATTCGGCCCCGGCGAAGACCTGGAAAGCTACCCGCGCACCCTGGCTGAAGACCAGAAAAAGCTGCTGGAAGTCGGCGCCCACCTGGTATTTGCCCCCAACGCCAACGAAATGTACCCCGACGGCATGGACGGCCACACCCGCATCAGCGTGCCCGTGGTCTCCGAAGGCCTGTGCGGCGCCAGCCGTCCGGGTCATTTTGAAGGCGTGGCAACCGTGGTCGGCAAACTGCTCAACATTGTTGGGCCAGATGTCGCGGTGTTCGGCCAGAAGGACTACCAGCAGCTGGCTGTGATTCGCAAGATGGCGCAGGACCTCAGCCTGCCGGTACAGATCATGGGCCATCCCACCGTGCGCGCCGAAGACGGTCTGGCGCTGTCCTCGCGCAACGGCTACCTGAGCGCAGAGCAGCGGGCCATTGCCCCGCGCCTGCAGCAGACTCTGCAACAGATCGCCAGCGCCGTGCAGGGCGGCCGTACGGACTACGCCCAGCTCATCAACGAAGCCAGCCAGCGCCTCAGCGAAGCGGGGCTGCGACCGGACTACCTGGACCTGCGCGACGCTACCGACCTGGCACCAGCGCACGATGCCAGCACCGAGCTGGTGGTGCTGGCAGCCGCCTATCTGGGCACGACCCGCCTGATCGACAACCTCGAATTCAGCCGCCCCTGA
- the panB gene encoding 3-methyl-2-oxobutanoate hydroxymethyltransferase, which translates to MPDVTLTTLNKLKQSGEKIVCLTAYDATFAHVESEAGVEVMLIGDSLGMVLQGHDSTLPVSVADMAYHTAAVKRGNKGALIMADLPFMAYATLEQALTNSTALMQAGAHMVKLEGGRWLAESIEVLSRNGIPVCAHMGLTPQTVNVLGGFKVQGRDEAQARAMIEDAKALEAAGAAMLLLECVPPALANAITAAVKVPVIGIGAGSGTDGQVLVVHDMLGLSLSGRVPRFVKNFMAGQPDIPAAIRAYVEAVKKVEFPAAEHEF; encoded by the coding sequence ATGCCTGACGTTACTCTGACCACACTGAACAAGCTCAAGCAAAGCGGCGAAAAGATCGTTTGTCTGACAGCCTACGACGCCACCTTCGCCCACGTTGAAAGTGAGGCCGGCGTCGAGGTAATGCTGATTGGCGATTCCCTCGGCATGGTCCTGCAGGGGCACGACAGCACCCTGCCGGTCAGTGTTGCCGACATGGCGTACCACACCGCTGCGGTCAAACGCGGCAACAAGGGCGCGCTGATCATGGCCGACCTGCCGTTCATGGCCTACGCCACCCTGGAGCAGGCTCTGACCAACAGCACCGCGCTGATGCAGGCCGGTGCCCATATGGTCAAACTGGAGGGCGGTCGCTGGCTGGCTGAGAGCATTGAGGTGCTGAGCCGTAACGGTATTCCGGTCTGCGCCCACATGGGCCTGACGCCGCAGACAGTCAATGTCCTGGGTGGCTTCAAGGTACAAGGCCGTGACGAAGCTCAGGCCCGCGCGATGATCGAAGACGCCAAGGCGTTGGAAGCTGCCGGCGCCGCCATGCTGCTGCTCGAATGCGTACCGCCGGCGCTGGCCAACGCCATCACCGCAGCGGTCAAGGTGCCGGTCATCGGCATTGGTGCCGGCAGCGGCACCGACGGTCAGGTTCTGGTGGTACACGACATGCTGGGGCTCTCGCTCAGTGGACGCGTACCGCGCTTCGTGAAAAACTTCATGGCCGGCCAGCCCGATATCCCGGCGGCAATCCGCGCCTATGTCGAGGCGGTCAAAAAGGTCGAATTTCCAGCAGCCGAACACGAGTTCTAA
- the folK gene encoding 2-amino-4-hydroxy-6-hydroxymethyldihydropteridine diphosphokinase — translation MPLVYVALGSNQGDPVAQLRAACQAMNELADSELLACSSLYRSAPMGPQDQPSYVNAVVALQTSLEPEALLDQLQRIEQEHGRVRKAERWGPRTLDLDILLYDKQVINSPRLQIPHYHMHARAFVLYPLAEIAPQLQMPDGVQLVSLLENCPRGDLQTLPFFIQQPDARSDLTPHD, via the coding sequence ATGCCACTCGTCTACGTCGCACTGGGCAGCAATCAGGGCGACCCGGTTGCCCAGTTGCGCGCTGCCTGCCAGGCCATGAACGAGCTAGCCGACAGCGAGCTGCTGGCGTGCTCGTCACTGTACCGCAGCGCCCCCATGGGCCCGCAGGATCAGCCGTCTTACGTCAACGCCGTGGTCGCCCTGCAGACCAGCCTTGAGCCCGAAGCACTGCTCGATCAGCTGCAACGCATCGAACAGGAGCACGGGCGTGTGCGCAAGGCCGAGCGCTGGGGGCCCCGCACCCTGGACCTGGACATCCTGCTGTACGACAAACAGGTGATAAACAGCCCGCGTCTGCAGATTCCGCATTACCACATGCACGCCCGCGCCTTCGTGCTCTACCCGCTGGCCGAGATTGCTCCGCAGTTGCAGATGCCGGACGGTGTGCAGCTGGTCAGTTTGCTCGAGAACTGCCCGCGCGGTGATCTGCAGACATTGCCCTTTTTTATACAACAGCCTGATGCGCGATCAGACTTGACACCCCATGACTGA
- a CDS encoding polynucleotide adenylyltransferase PcnB produces MIRKLLQKMPSPFGLPQRRRTTPSVIPASQHQVRRERLSRHAVSVVEKLQQAGFEAFLVGGCVRDLMLDITPKDFDVATSATPEQVRATFRNARLIGRRFKLVHVHFGREIIEVATFRANHETQVSEEQSRQSESGRLLRDNVYGTFEQDAQRRDFTINALYFDVSTGQIHDFAHGVHDIRNRLIRLIGHPEQRYQEDPVRMLRAIRFAAKLDFEIEQHTAAPIETLAPLLHDIPAARLFDESLKLLMSGQGKATFDLLYQYDLLAPLFPDTDEAILDNPEYTLRLVRKALDNTDARIAQDKPVTPAFLFAAFLWPALPARVAALEEQGIPPIPAYQQAAHELLAEQCLHTAIPKRFSIPMREIWDMQPRLERRSGRRADQLLEHPRFRAAYDFLLLREEAGEQTDGLGAWWTQYQDANADQRRQMIRELGDAPKSGGKRNRSRSRRKPRKPQSNA; encoded by the coding sequence ATGATTCGAAAGCTGTTGCAGAAAATGCCCTCTCCCTTCGGCCTCCCCCAACGCCGACGCACCACCCCGTCTGTCATTCCCGCCAGTCAGCATCAGGTGCGGCGCGAACGCCTGAGTCGACACGCGGTAAGCGTTGTGGAAAAACTGCAGCAGGCAGGCTTTGAGGCCTTTCTGGTCGGCGGCTGCGTGCGCGACCTGATGCTGGATATCACGCCAAAGGACTTTGACGTTGCCACCAGCGCCACCCCCGAACAGGTGCGAGCCACCTTCCGCAACGCGCGCCTGATCGGCCGCCGTTTCAAGCTGGTACACGTGCATTTTGGCCGCGAGATCATCGAAGTAGCCACCTTCCGCGCCAATCACGAAACGCAAGTATCGGAAGAACAGTCACGCCAGAGCGAGTCCGGCCGACTGCTGCGCGACAATGTCTATGGCACCTTTGAGCAAGATGCCCAGCGTCGCGACTTCACCATTAATGCCCTCTACTTCGACGTCAGTACCGGCCAGATTCACGATTTTGCCCACGGCGTGCACGACATTCGCAACCGCCTGATCCGTCTGATCGGCCACCCCGAGCAGCGTTATCAGGAAGACCCGGTACGCATGCTGCGGGCCATCCGCTTTGCTGCCAAGCTGGATTTCGAGATCGAGCAACACACTGCCGCCCCCATCGAGACACTGGCGCCGCTGCTGCATGACATTCCTGCTGCGCGCCTGTTCGATGAGTCACTGAAACTGCTGATGAGCGGCCAGGGCAAGGCCACCTTTGATCTGCTGTACCAGTACGACCTGCTGGCCCCACTGTTCCCGGATACCGACGAGGCCATTCTCGACAACCCCGAATACACATTGCGGCTGGTACGCAAGGCGCTCGACAACACCGATGCGCGTATTGCCCAGGACAAGCCGGTCACCCCCGCCTTCCTGTTCGCGGCCTTCCTCTGGCCGGCGCTGCCGGCGCGGGTTGCCGCGCTGGAAGAGCAAGGCATTCCGCCAATTCCTGCTTACCAGCAGGCGGCCCACGAGCTGCTGGCCGAACAATGCCTGCACACCGCCATACCCAAGCGTTTCAGCATCCCCATGCGCGAGATCTGGGACATGCAGCCGCGACTGGAACGACGCAGTGGCCGACGCGCGGACCAGCTGCTGGAGCACCCGCGTTTCCGAGCCGCCTACGACTTCCTGCTGTTGCGTGAAGAAGCTGGCGAACAAACCGACGGCCTGGGCGCCTGGTGGACCCAGTATCAGGATGCCAACGCCGATCAGCGCAGGCAGATGATTCGTGAGCTGGGCGACGCGCCCAAGAGCGGAGGCAAACGCAACCGCTCTCGCTCGCGCCGCAAACCACGCAAACCGCAATCCAACGCCTGA
- a CDS encoding sigma-54-dependent transcriptional regulator produces MSDILVVEDEAIIRTALKRLLERHHYQVAEAGSVSEACERHNLDSFDLIISDLRLPGEPGTELIRRAANTPVLIMTSYASLRSAVDSMKLGAVDYIAKPFDHDEMVETVQRIIASGSERKQQAAAPEQPAGKQAPQAAADEDIRKQMGIIGGCDTMLTLFKRIRKVAPTDSTVLIQGESGTGKELVARAMHEQSQRAKAPLISVNCAAIPETLIESELFGHEKGSFTGATSNRTGLVEAADGGTLFLDEIGELPLEAQARLLRVLQEGEIRRVGSVQSQKVDVRLVAATHRDLKTMARQGLFREDLYYRLNVIELRLPPLRERGRDVMLIAEALLQRAAGNMNMEGLHFSKDAEQAILAYSWPGNVRELENAIERSAILCDHDEITADLLGIELDAEIERASEAANALQTMQNDVTPGQEPAEDLSLEDYFQHFVLEHQDHMTETQLAHKLGISRKCLWERRQRLGIPRKKTAST; encoded by the coding sequence ATGTCAGACATTCTGGTTGTTGAAGACGAAGCCATCATCCGCACGGCACTCAAGCGGCTGCTGGAGCGCCACCACTACCAGGTAGCGGAAGCCGGATCGGTCAGCGAGGCCTGCGAGCGTCACAACCTGGACAGCTTTGATCTCATCATCAGCGACCTGCGCCTGCCGGGCGAGCCCGGCACCGAGCTGATACGCCGCGCCGCCAACACGCCGGTGCTGATCATGACCAGCTACGCCAGCCTGCGCTCGGCTGTTGACTCGATGAAGCTGGGCGCGGTCGATTACATTGCCAAGCCCTTCGACCACGACGAAATGGTCGAAACCGTGCAACGCATCATTGCCAGCGGCAGCGAACGCAAGCAGCAAGCTGCCGCGCCCGAACAACCCGCTGGCAAGCAGGCGCCGCAAGCCGCTGCGGACGAAGACATTCGCAAGCAGATGGGCATTATTGGCGGCTGCGACACCATGCTCACGCTGTTCAAGCGCATTCGCAAGGTCGCCCCCACCGACTCCACCGTGCTGATTCAAGGTGAATCTGGCACCGGCAAGGAGCTGGTAGCCCGGGCCATGCATGAACAGTCACAGCGCGCCAAGGCACCACTGATTTCGGTCAACTGCGCCGCCATCCCGGAAACCCTGATCGAGTCCGAGCTATTTGGTCACGAGAAGGGATCCTTTACCGGCGCCACCAGCAACCGCACCGGTCTGGTTGAGGCCGCCGACGGCGGCACCCTGTTCCTCGACGAAATCGGCGAACTGCCGCTCGAAGCGCAGGCGCGCCTGCTGCGCGTGCTACAGGAAGGCGAGATCCGCCGGGTTGGCTCGGTGCAATCGCAAAAGGTCGATGTGCGTCTGGTGGCGGCAACCCACCGCGACCTCAAGACCATGGCGCGTCAGGGCCTGTTCCGCGAAGACCTTTACTACCGCCTGAACGTGATCGAGCTGCGCCTGCCACCGCTGCGCGAGCGTGGCCGCGACGTGATGCTGATCGCAGAGGCCTTGCTGCAACGCGCCGCAGGCAACATGAATATGGAAGGCTTGCACTTCAGCAAGGATGCCGAGCAGGCGATTCTGGCCTACAGCTGGCCCGGCAACGTGCGTGAGCTGGAAAACGCCATTGAGCGCTCGGCCATTCTCTGTGACCACGACGAAATCACCGCCGACCTGCTGGGCATTGAGCTGGATGCAGAGATAGAGCGTGCCTCCGAAGCCGCCAACGCCCTGCAGACCATGCAGAACGACGTCACGCCAGGCCAGGAGCCGGCAGAAGACCTGTCGCTGGAGGACTACTTCCAGCACTTTGTGCTGGAGCACCAGGACCACATGACCGAAACCCAGCTGGCGCACAAGCTAGGCATCAGCCGCAAGTGCCTGTGGGAGCGCCGTCAACGCCTGGGCATCCCGCGCAAGAAAACCGCCAGTACCTGA
- a CDS encoding sensor histidine kinase, whose translation MPMSFELSQLLLISIVYLILLFGVAWATENGHVPRRLLRHPAVYTLSLGVYASAWAFYGTVGLAYQYGYGFLTYYLGVCGAFLLAPVLLNPILRITRTYQLSSLADLFAFRFRSTWAGTLTTLFMLVGVLPLLALQIQAVADSVQILTDESGQGTVALGFCVLIILFAILFGARHISAREKHEGLVMAIAFESVVKLVAIAAIGLYALYVVFDGPQGLQLWLNNNQEALITLHTPLQEGPWRTLLLVFFSAAFVMPHMYHMAFTENLNPRALGTASWGLPLFLLLMSLAVPPILWAGLHLGVRTNPEYFSLGLGVAAGSDWLPLLAFVGGLSAASGLIIVITLALSGMVLNHVVLPLYQPSADNNIYRWLLWTRRTLIAAIIMAGYGFYRLLGAEQDLANLGIASFVATVQFLPGTLSVLYWPQANRRGFIGGVMAGMLVWSITLLLPLVTELPGLQLFGMTLAFNADTWHLAAISSLAANVLVLAVISLFTQRSSEEQSAAEACSVDNVSRPQRMQLMASSPQEFAQQLAKPLGNKTAQYEVEQALRDLKLPFDERRPYALRRLRDRLEANLSGLMGPSVAQDIIETFLPFKMGRDGYMTEDIHFIENRLEDYHSRLTGLAAELDALRRYHRQTLQDLPMGVCSLGQDSEILMWNRAMQALTGIEADSVIGSRLGSLPEPWRELLERFVEDQSAHLHKQKLSINGHTQWLSLHKAAIDEPGYVGSSGLVLLIEDQTETQMLEEELMHSERLASIGRLAAGVAHEIGNPITGIACLAQNLRDESEQPEAREASEQILDQTRRVSRIVQSLVNFAHVGSRHHNPNEPVDLAACTNEAIHLLSLNRQGPEVKYVNLCRPEHLVAGDAQRLVQVLINLLGNARDASKSGDSITIASQENEHQVLLQVEDQGSGIDKDIKDRLFEPFFTTKEPGTGTGLGLALVYSIIEEHYGQITIDSPVDQTNQRGTRFTITLPRYSMSANGAPA comes from the coding sequence ATGCCGATGAGCTTTGAGCTGAGTCAGCTGCTGCTGATCAGCATTGTCTACCTGATCCTGCTGTTCGGCGTGGCCTGGGCCACTGAGAACGGGCACGTTCCACGCCGCTTGCTGCGCCACCCTGCGGTCTACACCCTCTCGCTTGGCGTGTACGCCAGCGCCTGGGCGTTTTATGGCACGGTCGGGCTGGCCTACCAGTACGGGTACGGGTTTCTGACCTACTACCTGGGCGTGTGTGGCGCCTTTCTGCTAGCACCTGTGCTGCTGAACCCGATCCTGCGCATTACCCGCACTTACCAGCTATCGTCTCTGGCCGACCTCTTTGCCTTTCGCTTCCGCAGCACCTGGGCGGGCACGCTCACCACGCTGTTCATGCTGGTGGGTGTGCTGCCGCTGCTGGCCCTGCAGATCCAGGCAGTGGCCGACTCGGTGCAAATCCTGACCGACGAATCCGGCCAGGGCACCGTAGCCCTTGGCTTCTGCGTGCTGATTATCCTGTTTGCCATTCTGTTCGGTGCACGCCATATCTCGGCCCGGGAGAAGCATGAAGGTCTGGTGATGGCGATTGCCTTCGAATCGGTGGTCAAACTGGTCGCCATCGCCGCTATCGGACTGTATGCCTTGTATGTGGTATTCGACGGCCCGCAGGGTTTGCAGTTGTGGCTGAACAACAACCAGGAAGCGCTGATCACCCTGCATACCCCGCTGCAGGAAGGCCCCTGGCGGACGCTGCTGCTGGTGTTCTTTTCCGCCGCCTTTGTGATGCCGCACATGTATCACATGGCCTTTACCGAGAACCTCAACCCACGCGCCCTGGGCACAGCCAGCTGGGGGCTGCCGCTGTTCCTGCTGCTGATGAGTCTGGCGGTGCCACCGATTCTCTGGGCTGGCCTGCACCTGGGCGTGCGCACCAACCCGGAGTACTTCTCCCTCGGCCTTGGGGTCGCAGCCGGCTCCGACTGGCTGCCGCTATTGGCTTTTGTTGGCGGTTTATCGGCAGCCAGCGGCCTGATCATTGTTATTACCCTGGCGCTATCGGGCATGGTGCTCAACCATGTGGTGCTGCCGCTGTATCAGCCCAGCGCCGACAACAACATCTACCGCTGGCTGCTATGGACCCGGCGTACCCTGATTGCCGCCATCATCATGGCGGGCTATGGCTTTTACCGGCTGCTCGGCGCCGAGCAGGATCTGGCCAACCTGGGTATCGCGTCCTTCGTTGCCACGGTGCAGTTCTTGCCCGGCACCCTGTCGGTACTCTACTGGCCGCAGGCCAACCGGCGCGGCTTTATCGGCGGGGTGATGGCCGGCATGCTGGTCTGGAGTATTACCCTGCTGCTGCCGCTGGTGACCGAGCTGCCGGGCCTGCAACTGTTCGGCATGACACTGGCCTTCAACGCAGACACCTGGCATCTGGCGGCGATCAGCTCGCTGGCTGCCAACGTGCTGGTGCTGGCCGTGATCTCCCTGTTCACCCAGCGCTCCAGCGAGGAGCAAAGCGCGGCCGAGGCCTGCTCGGTCGACAACGTCAGCCGCCCCCAACGCATGCAGCTGATGGCGTCCTCGCCACAGGAGTTCGCCCAACAGCTGGCCAAACCACTCGGTAACAAGACCGCACAGTACGAAGTCGAGCAGGCACTACGTGATCTCAAGCTGCCCTTTGACGAGCGCCGCCCTTACGCCCTGCGTCGCCTGCGTGACCGTCTGGAGGCCAACCTGTCCGGCCTGATGGGCCCCTCGGTCGCGCAGGACATCATCGAGACCTTCCTGCCGTTCAAGATGGGTCGCGACGGTTACATGACCGAAGACATTCACTTCATCGAAAACCGGCTGGAGGATTACCACAGCCGCCTGACCGGCCTGGCTGCTGAACTGGACGCCCTGCGGCGCTACCACCGCCAGACCCTGCAGGACCTGCCAATGGGCGTTTGCTCACTGGGGCAGGACAGCGAAATCCTGATGTGGAACCGCGCCATGCAGGCACTCACCGGCATCGAAGCCGACAGCGTGATCGGCTCTCGCCTGGGCAGCCTGCCCGAACCCTGGCGCGAGTTGCTGGAGCGCTTTGTCGAAGATCAGTCCGCCCACCTGCATAAACAGAAGCTCAGTATCAACGGCCACACCCAGTGGCTCAGCCTGCACAAGGCCGCCATCGACGAGCCCGGCTACGTCGGCAGCAGCGGCCTGGTGCTGCTGATCGAGGATCAAACCGAAACCCAAATGCTGGAAGAGGAGTTGATGCACTCCGAGCGCCTGGCCTCCATTGGCCGCCTGGCCGCCGGGGTCGCGCATGAGATCGGCAACCCAATCACCGGGATCGCCTGCCTGGCGCAAAACCTGCGCGATGAGTCGGAACAGCCCGAGGCACGTGAAGCCAGCGAGCAGATTCTCGACCAGACCCGTCGGGTCTCGCGCATCGTACAGTCGCTGGTCAACTTCGCCCATGTGGGCAGCCGCCATCACAACCCCAACGAGCCGGTCGACCTGGCGGCCTGTACCAACGAGGCTATTCACCTGCTCTCGCTCAACCGCCAGGGGCCGGAGGTCAAGTATGTTAACCTGTGCCGACCCGAGCACCTGGTAGCCGGCGACGCGCAACGCTTGGTACAAGTGCTGATCAACCTGCTCGGCAACGCGCGGGACGCGAGCAAGAGCGGCGACAGCATCACCATCGCCAGTCAGGAAAACGAGCATCAGGTGCTGCTGCAGGTTGAAGATCAGGGCAGCGGCATCGACAAGGACATCAAGGATCGCCTGTTCGAGCCCTTCTTCACCACCAAGGAACCAGGGACAGGCACCGGGCTCGGATTGGCACTGGTCTACTCCATCATCGAAGAGCATTATGGGCAGATTACCATCGACAGCCCGGTCGACCAGACAAACCAGCGCGGCACCCGCTTCACCATTACATTGCCGCGCTACAGTATGAGCGCTAACGGCGCCCCTGCCTGA
- the gluQRS gene encoding tRNA glutamyl-Q(34) synthetase GluQRS, which translates to MTSPYIGRFAPTPSGLLHFGSLVAALASYLDARHAGGQWLLRIEDLDQTRSQPDAERQILQALEDFGLEHDGEIVRQSERLDLYRAQTERWLAQGLAYYCDCPRRTLLQHGPVYPGTCSTRQLSPAADHAVRLRVNDTPITCVDRLQLPLTQNLAHELGDFIVRRRDGVYAYQLAVVLDDIQQGITDVVRGADLLDSTPRQMWLYHLLNQSVPRYLHVPLIMREDGEKLSKRLASEPLQAAQAPQTMWRALRALAQPVPEELRGASVQQQLAWATPHWQPQRLPSALQIMQHSLPG; encoded by the coding sequence ATGACCTCCCCCTATATCGGGCGCTTCGCGCCAACCCCAAGCGGCCTGCTGCACTTTGGCTCGCTGGTCGCCGCACTGGCCAGTTACCTGGATGCACGCCACGCAGGCGGGCAATGGCTGCTGCGCATCGAAGACCTGGACCAGACCCGTAGCCAGCCCGACGCAGAGCGTCAGATTCTGCAGGCACTGGAAGACTTCGGGCTGGAGCACGACGGCGAGATCGTCCGCCAGAGTGAACGCCTTGACCTATACCGGGCACAGACCGAGCGCTGGCTGGCACAAGGGCTGGCCTACTATTGTGATTGCCCAAGACGCACGCTGCTGCAGCACGGGCCGGTGTACCCTGGCACCTGCTCCACACGCCAGCTCTCCCCTGCCGCCGACCATGCCGTGCGCCTCCGCGTCAACGACACCCCCATCACCTGTGTCGATCGCCTGCAGTTGCCACTGACCCAAAACCTTGCCCACGAGCTGGGCGATTTCATTGTCCGCCGCCGCGACGGCGTCTACGCCTACCAGCTGGCAGTGGTGCTGGATGACATCCAGCAAGGCATCACCGATGTAGTGCGCGGCGCCGACCTGCTCGACTCCACACCCCGGCAAATGTGGCTGTATCATCTCCTGAACCAGTCGGTACCGCGCTACCTGCACGTGCCGCTGATCATGCGCGAGGACGGCGAGAAACTCAGCAAGCGCCTGGCCTCCGAACCCCTGCAGGCTGCACAGGCGCCACAGACCATGTGGCGCGCACTGCGGGCATTGGCCCAACCGGTTCCCGAGGAGCTGCGTGGCGCATCGGTCCAGCAGCAACTGGCCTGGGCCACCCCGCACTGGCAGCCACAGCGTCTGCCATCGGCCCTGCAAATCATGCAACATAGCCTGCCTGGCTGA
- the dksA gene encoding RNA polymerase-binding protein DksA, whose translation MPSNAKQKTSMLIRGFVPYQEKKGEEYMNEQQLEHFANILNAWKKELMEEVDRTVHHMQDEAANFPDPADRASQEEEFSLELRTRDRERKLIKKIDQTLQRIEDDDYGFCDSCGVEIGIRRLEARPTATLCIDCKTLAEIKEKQVGS comes from the coding sequence ATGCCCAGCAATGCCAAGCAGAAAACATCGATGTTGATCCGCGGCTTCGTCCCCTACCAGGAAAAGAAGGGCGAAGAGTACATGAACGAGCAACAGCTCGAGCATTTCGCCAACATACTCAACGCCTGGAAAAAGGAGTTGATGGAAGAAGTCGACCGCACTGTGCATCACATGCAGGATGAAGCGGCCAACTTCCCCGATCCGGCCGACCGTGCCAGCCAGGAAGAAGAGTTCAGCCTGGAACTGCGCACCCGTGACCGCGAGCGCAAGCTGATCAAGAAGATTGACCAGACGCTGCAACGCATTGAGGACGATGATTACGGTTTCTGCGACTCCTGTGGCGTCGAGATCGGCATCCGTCGCCTGGAAGCGCGCCCCACGGCGACTCTGTGTATCGATTGCAAGACTCTGGCCGAAATCAAGGAAAAGCAGGTCGGCAGCTAA
- a CDS encoding pyridoxal phosphate-dependent aminotransferase — MAQQRWTNRVQDIQPFHVMAVLARARALEAEGRDVIHMEIGEPDFSTPEPIIQAGQRALADGCTGYTPALGLPALRQAIAGLYAERHGLALDPERVVVTPGGSAALLLVSALLVEPGKKILMADPAYPCNRHFLRLVEGRAVLVPTGPETRYQLTPELIEQHWDADCVGVLAASPANPTGTLLSRAELQALAACCRRLGGQLIVDEIYQGLTYGVDAPSVLEVADDAFVLNSFSKYFGMTGWRLGWLVAPKEAIAGLEKLAQNLYICAPHMAQQAALAAFSEQSREICELRRRAFQVRRDFLLPAVRELGFSVPVTPEGAFYLYADMQALGGDSAAFCQHVIEREFVALTPGLDFGQHRADQHLRLAYTTSLERLEQAVERLQRAVRSWSPTC; from the coding sequence ATGGCGCAGCAACGCTGGACTAACCGGGTACAGGATATCCAGCCCTTCCATGTGATGGCCGTGTTGGCGAGGGCCAGGGCGTTGGAGGCCGAAGGGCGTGATGTCATTCATATGGAGATTGGCGAGCCGGACTTCTCCACCCCTGAGCCGATCATTCAGGCGGGGCAGCGCGCGCTGGCTGACGGCTGTACGGGCTACACCCCGGCCTTGGGGTTGCCGGCGCTGCGCCAAGCCATCGCCGGGCTCTACGCCGAGCGGCATGGCCTGGCGCTTGACCCTGAACGTGTGGTGGTAACACCGGGCGGCTCGGCGGCGTTGCTCTTGGTCAGCGCGTTGCTGGTGGAGCCAGGTAAGAAGATCCTCATGGCCGACCCTGCCTACCCGTGCAATCGGCATTTTTTGCGCTTGGTAGAAGGCCGCGCGGTGCTGGTGCCAACCGGCCCCGAAACGCGCTACCAGCTGACTCCCGAGTTGATCGAGCAGCATTGGGATGCCGACTGCGTGGGCGTGCTCGCAGCGTCGCCGGCCAACCCCACGGGCACCTTGCTGTCGCGCGCGGAACTGCAGGCGCTGGCGGCCTGTTGTCGACGCCTGGGCGGGCAGCTGATTGTCGATGAGATTTATCAGGGTCTGACCTATGGGGTGGACGCGCCCTCGGTGCTGGAGGTGGCGGACGACGCCTTTGTGCTCAACAGCTTCTCCAAGTATTTCGGTATGACCGGCTGGCGTTTGGGCTGGCTGGTGGCGCCGAAAGAGGCGATTGCCGGATTGGAAAAACTGGCGCAGAACCTCTACATCTGTGCGCCACACATGGCCCAGCAGGCTGCACTGGCGGCCTTTAGCGAGCAGAGCCGGGAAATCTGCGAGCTGCGCCGCCGTGCCTTTCAGGTGCGGCGCGACTTTCTGCTGCCGGCGGTGCGTGAGCTGGGCTTTTCGGTCCCTGTTACTCCTGAAGGTGCTTTCTATCTGTATGCCGATATGCAGGCGCTGGGCGGTGACAGTGCCGCGTTTTGCCAGCATGTGATTGAGCGGGAGTTTGTTGCCCTGACGCCGGGGCTGGATTTTGGTCAGCACCGGGCCGATCAGCATCTGCGCCTGGCCTACACCACCTCGCTGGAGCGCTTGGAGCAGGCGGTCGAACGTCTGCAGCGGGCCGTGCGCAGCTGGTCGCCGACATGCTGA